The Psychrobacillus sp. FSL K6-4046 DNA window CTAGACTATGGAGCTCTAAATCTGTTTCCATCTGAGACAGATGAAACAATCGTTGAGCTAATTGGAGAAAGTGAAAAGCTTTCATTCGTGGCTGAAGTGATTGGTGATACACTTTCTGTTAAGTTGAAGTCTAAAAAAATGAGCTTCTTTACTTTTATTTTTCAAGTCAAGGAATTGAAAGTAAATGTCGCACTACCAAAAAAGCTCTATTCAACTATCACTATGAAGTCTGATCACGGTCGTATTCGAGCAGAGAAATTACTTGGCAAAATTGTAAAGGTCAATTCCGACAACGGGTCTATTTTACTTCAAGAAATAGCTTCTACCTTAATGGAAGTTAAAACAGATAATGGACGGATTGAGCTAGACCGAGTGCAGAGTGACAAGCTAACGACAACAACCGACAATGGGCGAATCGAATTGCGCAATGTGGATACTGAGAAAGTTCATGCAGAAACTGACAATGGCCGCATCACCATGCAATATGTAAATGGGGATATCCTGGGGAAAACGGACAACGGCCGAATTGAACTGTTAACAACTAGCATTGATCGAATGATTGATCTTAAAACTGACAACGGAAGTATCATGATTGAAACAGAATCCGACCCTTCAGATGTATCTATCTCTGCAAAAGTCGATTGGGGCAAAGTAGATATTTTTGGGGAACGTAATTCTAAAACAGTCTTTGGTGCAGGGACTCATCAAGTAAGACTAACATCTGACAACGGCAGACTAACTGTTGCTAAACGTGCAGTTTCTGGAATTAAATTATAAACACTCTTTCTCCCCTTTTCTCATAGACTAGGTAAGGACTATAACAAAAGGGGAAATGTATGAATAAAACAGAAAACTACAACCAGCAGATGTATGCTCAACAGGCTTTTCAACAATCCTTAGCACTAATAGCGGAAGCAGTACAAGGAGAAAAAGAAGATCAAGTTTTTTATGATTATTTAATTTCCTTAGCTCCTACGCAAGAGCAAATTGAAATAATCACCTCCATTCGAAACGATGAAGTAAAGCATAATCAATGGTTCAAACAAATGTACAAAGCAGTAACTGGTAATGAGGTTGTCATAACCA harbors:
- a CDS encoding DUF4097 family beta strand repeat-containing protein — translated: MNEQQFIKELELALHQMTADERNEIVSDIREYFSNAREDGKTDIDISSSLGSPKQIAQELLENYVPVKSQPKTFTSDKLIRIPDSTFTNVLIDLDYGALNLFPSETDETIVELIGESEKLSFVAEVIGDTLSVKLKSKKMSFFTFIFQVKELKVNVALPKKLYSTITMKSDHGRIRAEKLLGKIVKVNSDNGSILLQEIASTLMEVKTDNGRIELDRVQSDKLTTTTDNGRIELRNVDTEKVHAETDNGRITMQYVNGDILGKTDNGRIELLTTSIDRMIDLKTDNGSIMIETESDPSDVSISAKVDWGKVDIFGERNSKTVFGAGTHQVRLTSDNGRLTVAKRAVSGIKL